GGCCGTACGGCTGCTGCCAGCACCAACTGGAAACTCGACAGCGAAATCCTGACCTATTCTCGGTCCAAAGGGTTGTTTGCCGGTATCGACATCAACGGAGCATCGGTGAAGCAGGATGACAAGACCACTACTGATCTCTACGGCAAAGCGGTTCCATTCAATCAGATTTTGACCGGCCAGGTTCGCACGCCACCAGAGGCTCGCGAGTTCGTTGCCGAAGTACATCGCGACTTCGCTGAAGCCCGCGCCAGCAAATAATCGGATTGTTCAAACAAGACCTCGCTCCGGCGAGGTCTTTCTTTTTGGTGCGAAAATGGATTCCTGAACATCTAGACGACCATGCTCAGCCAACTTACGGCAATACGTCTGCGTGACCAGCTTGCCTCTATTGACGGCTTGGTTGCGAACAAGACAGCTGAAGAATGGGATCGCGAGCCCGCTTCAGGGAAATGGTCGGCGCGGGAGAACCTCGCGCACCTTGGCCGCTACCACGAAGTGTTTCTGGAACGCCTGGGCAAAATTCTGCGCGAAGACCGGCCGCAGTTCGGGCGCTATCGCGCAGAGGATGACGAGCAATGGCCATCATGGTCGTCTCTACCAGTAGACCTTCTACTCGCTCGAATTCGACAACTGCGGAGAGAAGTGTTGAGCAAAGTAGGATCTCTCTCAGATGCGCACCTTGCGAGAACTGGAATTCATCCCGTTTTGGGCGAGATGGATGTTTCCCTGTGGTTGGAGTTCTTCTTGCTCCATGAAGCCCACCATCTCTACGCGATCCTGTTTCGGTTACGGGAGGGTCAGTGAATTCGAAGCTTCGGCAGTAGGTTTGTTTCGAGAATGACGCTCATTGAGACTCCTTGTTCAGTTCAATTGGGCCCACCTCCAGGCACTGTTATCCCTCACTCCGCAGCAAGACTGCTTATATCGTCAATAGATTTCAACGCGGAGTGAGGGATCTGCTGTCTCTTACTAAGCACAAGAAGCGGATCCCCCGCGCAAAGCCGCGTGAGGGATAACGGTTTCAAAAAACTTGTTGGGATTTCGAAGTGGATCACTTCTCAACTTGACCCACTACGAAGCTTCACTCTCCACCGCTTGTCTGCGCATAGCGACGGAAGAAGCTCTCCTGCTTCCATTCTGGCCGTTTACTGTCGTCGGCGATGGTCAGCATGAGCTGGCTGATCACTTGCTCGTACTTCCCTGCCGCTCCCTGATCAACCGGTTGATTCAGATCATCCGAAGGAGCGTGATAGCGCTGGTGTAACCAGTCATGGAACGTCTTGTCTTCGGGAGATCCTGGCTTATATCCCACTTTCATCGTGAGCGCAGGAATTCCGTGACGAATGAAGTTGTATTGGTCGCTGCGAATGAAACTGTTGCGCTGCGGCTCAGGATCGTCCTCTACTTCGATTCCATCTTTCCCGGCTACTCGGCGGAGAGCGTCTCCGAGATCGGATTCCTTGAGCCCATAGACCGTCACTGCCTTCATTGGATACAGCGGCAGGAACATGTCGATATTGATGTTGGCTACCATCGACTTCGCGGGAACCGTTGGATGCGCCGTGAAGTACTTCGAACCCAGCAAGCCTTTTTCCTCGCCTGTGACAAAGACAAAGAGCAGCGACCGTTTTGGTTTCTCCGACGCGCTCCTGAGAGCAGCCGCAACGTCGAGCAACACGGCATCTCCGGAGGCGTTGTCCATGGCGCCGTTGTAGAGTTTGTCTCCATTGATCGGCTCGCCTATGCCGATGTGATCGACGTGTGCTGAGAGCACCACGTATTCATTTTTGAGACTTGGATCCGAGCCGGTCAGCTTGCCGACGAGATTCGCCGACTCTACTGGATGCGTCGAGGTCTTCGTGCGAGCACGCAGAGAAATGTTCAACGGGAAGCGCGGAAGCTGTTTGCGATCCTTACTGGCGTCCAGGATCTCCTGAAAGGTGTGTCCCGAAGCAGCAAAAAACCTGTCGGCGTGCGCAGGGTTAATGACGCCACCGATCTTTTGGCCTGCAGTTTCGTTGAACTCCGCCCCAACCAAGTCCATGCTCGGGTGAGTTCGCGACAAACTCATGCGGGACCATGGAATGTCCATCGATGCGGGATTAGGAATATTGAACGCACCAATTGCGCCTGCTGCCTTCAACGCTTTCCAGCGCTCCGCAGCCGTTTGATAGTGCGACCCCAGAGGCCCAGGTATGTTCGAAGGGATTCCGGCAAAGATGACAGCGATTTTCCCTTTTAAGTCGACGCCGGCGAGATCGTCGTAGTTCTGTTCCGGGACCTTCAATCCATAGCCGACAAACACAAGCGGCGCTTCCACCTGTGGAGCAAGTTCGGCGCGTGTCGAGAAAAACGCGTCCTCCCCCAGAGTCAACGGCTCGGCTTTGCCATCTTTCACCAATGCCATGCTGGAGTTCTTCTCATCAATCTCGCGTGAAGTCAGCTTCACCGGCTGGTAGTACCCGGTCTCACCCGCA
This genomic window from Terriglobales bacterium contains:
- a CDS encoding M28 family metallopeptidase, which codes for MRRVAVVLLGAATLLAQDVPNPPKEFDGKSWWDHVKVLADDNMEGRETGSAGLRRAEAYVVDQLKQSGVEPAGETGYYQPVKLTSREIDEKNSSMALVKDGKAEPLTLGEDAFFSTRAELAPQVEAPLVFVGYGLKVPEQNYDDLAGVDLKGKIAVIFAGIPSNIPGPLGSHYQTAAERWKALKAAGAIGAFNIPNPASMDIPWSRMSLSRTHPSMDLVGAEFNETAGQKIGGVINPAHADRFFAASGHTFQEILDASKDRKQLPRFPLNISLRARTKTSTHPVESANLVGKLTGSDPSLKNEYVVLSAHVDHIGIGEPINGDKLYNGAMDNASGDAVLLDVAAALRSASEKPKRSLLFVFVTGEEKGLLGSKYFTAHPTVPAKSMVANINIDMFLPLYPMKAVTVYGLKESDLGDALRRVAGKDGIEVEDDPEPQRNSFIRSDQYNFIRHGIPALTMKVGYKPGSPEDKTFHDWLHQRYHAPSDDLNQPVDQGAAGKYEQVISQLMLTIADDSKRPEWKQESFFRRYAQTSGGE
- a CDS encoding DinB family protein, translating into MLSQLTAIRLRDQLASIDGLVANKTAEEWDREPASGKWSARENLAHLGRYHEVFLERLGKILREDRPQFGRYRAEDDEQWPSWSSLPVDLLLARIRQLRREVLSKVGSLSDAHLARTGIHPVLGEMDVSLWLEFFLLHEAHHLYAILFRLREGQ